In Arthrobacter sp. CDRTa11, one DNA window encodes the following:
- a CDS encoding helix-turn-helix domain-containing protein produces the protein MTVPDDVVPKRPRFLTVEQVAEELAVGLPTVRQLLKSGELRGLQIGGRGMWRVATKDLEDYIEQAYRVTAERIAAGEVPDEDSVE, from the coding sequence GTGACTGTTCCTGATGATGTAGTGCCGAAGCGTCCGAGGTTCTTGACTGTTGAGCAGGTTGCCGAGGAGCTAGCTGTTGGTTTGCCTACTGTCCGTCAGTTGTTGAAGTCGGGTGAGTTGCGTGGGTTGCAGATCGGCGGCCGCGGGATGTGGCGTGTAGCTACCAAGGATCTTGAGGACTACATCGAGCAGGCTTACCGGGTTACTGCTGAACGGATAGCAGCCGGCGAAGTACCTGATGAAGATTCGGTCGAGTAA
- a CDS encoding trypsin-like peptidase domain-containing protein, translating into MHEQRPFLITNWHNLAGRDPETNEIKSSRGVTPDEVRILHNDARKVGSWIFKSEPLLDAAENPLWVEHDWGKEVDVVALSLTDTDGVTFYPYALENNMEDQVMLGPSSSVNIIGFPFAESSHAGIGIWARGTIASEMDLDYRDWPRFLIDSRTRPGQSGSPVMFYSPGGAVLLKSGTTAYFSEPIIQLLGVYSGRINKESDLGIVWKIEIIREVLSGSK; encoded by the coding sequence ATGCATGAACAGCGTCCGTTCTTGATCACTAACTGGCATAACTTGGCGGGTCGCGATCCGGAAACCAATGAGATAAAGAGCAGTCGCGGGGTTACGCCTGACGAGGTTCGGATTCTGCACAACGATGCCCGCAAGGTAGGGAGCTGGATTTTCAAGTCGGAGCCCCTCCTCGATGCAGCTGAGAATCCGTTGTGGGTCGAACACGACTGGGGCAAAGAGGTGGACGTGGTTGCTCTCTCGTTGACGGATACGGACGGCGTCACTTTTTATCCCTACGCGCTTGAAAACAACATGGAAGACCAAGTGATGTTGGGACCGTCTAGCTCGGTCAACATCATTGGTTTCCCTTTTGCTGAGAGCTCGCACGCAGGAATCGGCATTTGGGCTAGGGGAACGATTGCGTCAGAAATGGATTTGGACTATCGCGACTGGCCTCGGTTCTTGATCGACAGCCGAACCAGGCCTGGGCAATCTGGTTCCCCAGTGATGTTCTATTCACCAGGAGGTGCCGTCCTGCTCAAGAGTGGGACGACAGCGTACTTTAGTGAGCCCATCATTCAGCTCCTAGGCGTGTACTCCGGCCGCATCAACAAGGAATCAGACTTAGGTATCGTCTGGAAGATCGAGATAATTCGAGAGGTTCTGTCCGGATCGAAATAG